CGAGGCCCGGCAGCCTTCCTGCCGCGGCCAGCGCGCGCTCCAGCACCGACTCGACGGCGACCGGCTCGCCCTCCTCGTAGGCGCGCCGGTAGTCGACCAGCCGCTCGTTGTAGGCCCGGACGGCCTGCGCCCGCTCCTGCTCCTCGCGCTCGTAGTCGAGCCTGACCTCCTCCGCCCGGTCGCGCAGCACCCGCTCCTGCTCGCGGTACTCCCGCAGCGCCCGCTGGTGGTCGAGCCTGGCCGAGGCGAGACGCTGCTGGTAGCCGGCGTCGAGGAGCGGGTTCGTGGAACGGCCGGGCAGCGCCTGCCCCGGGTCGGGCGCGTAGTCCGTCCAGCGCGGCGGCTCGGAGACCGCCGCCGGAGGCAGCGGGCGCGGCACGTACTCACGGCGCAGCGCGTCGAAGTCGACGGCCGGGGAGGGCTCCGCGGCCAAGGCCAGCAACTCGTCCAGGCGACGCTCCGCGCTCTCGGCCACCTCGGTGTACTGCTGCGCCAGAATCGCCCGCCGACGCCCCGTCACTTCGCTTTCCCCTCCGCCATGCCGCTCGCGCCACAAGGGGCCAAGCATCTCATCAGCCAGCGCGTCCATCTGCACAATCAGCCGGAACGGGTGCGCCAGGGAACGTTCACCGTGCTTCCGCGCCGCGTCCCGAGGTTCCGCCCCGCTTCCCGGAGTTCCGCCGTGCTTCCCGGAGTTCCGCCGTGCTTCCCGGAGTTCTGCGTCCGGCCTGCCGGGTTCTCCCCGGCCCCGGCGTCACTCCTCGGGGCTGTACAGCGCCACCATCACGTGCACCGGAACGCCCTCGGGGTCGGCGGGCTCGGCGTTGACCTCGTCGATGAGCTGCTTGAACCGCGCATGGAAGACCGCCGCACGCTCCGCGGGCATCCGCAGGTCGCCGACCATCACCGCCGGACGGCGCTCGGGGTCGGTGGCGGCCAAATCCACCGCGCCCGAGCGCAGGGCCACTTCGAAGCCCCGCACGAAGCCGGTCACCGCGGAACCCACCACGCCGACGACGGCGTTGCGCTGGTCGTCGCCCTGCTCGCCCCCGGGCGTGGTGGCGAGGAAGTCGCGACTCAGCTCGACGGTGCGCTGCGCGCTGACGTAGCGCTGCTCGACGATCCCGGAGACCACCCTGGTCTCGGCGACCTTGATCAGCCGAGCCTCCTCGAGGTGTTTGAGGTGGCGGTAGAGCTTGGTCTGCGGCTCGGCCAGTGCGCCGGCCAGCTCCTTGGCGGTCCACGCGCGCGGCTCGCCCACCGAGTCCATCATCACCCGCAGGATGCTCAGCCGGAGCGGGTCGGAGAGCGCCTTGAGCGTCTCCACGTCGTCGACCCTGCGCACATCGTCGATCTGCGCGCCCGCGTCCATGGCTGCGTCCTTCACCTCGTCCATGCCCCCATCTTGCCAGGCGCTCACCAGTGCGCAATCATTCACGTAGCAGTGAATGTCAATTCTTTCGAGAACGTTTACGCATTGGGGGAGCCTGCCATGACCGTGGTCGAACACGCCGCAGGGACCGAGGACAACACCACGCCGCTGCCCCCGCTCCGCCGGAACTGGCGCTTCCAGCTCCTGTGGGCCGGCTCGGCGGCGTCGCTCACCGGGATCGGCGCCGCCGACGTCGCC
This genomic interval from Streptacidiphilus rugosus AM-16 contains the following:
- a CDS encoding winged helix-turn-helix domain-containing protein, whose product is MDEVKDAAMDAGAQIDDVRRVDDVETLKALSDPLRLSILRVMMDSVGEPRAWTAKELAGALAEPQTKLYRHLKHLEEARLIKVAETRVVSGIVEQRYVSAQRTVELSRDFLATTPGGEQGDDQRNAVVGVVGSAVTGFVRGFEVALRSGAVDLAATDPERRPAVMVGDLRMPAERAAVFHARFKQLIDEVNAEPADPEGVPVHVMVALYSPEE